The following coding sequences are from one Lepisosteus oculatus isolate fLepOcu1 chromosome 19, fLepOcu1.hap2, whole genome shotgun sequence window:
- the amdhd2 gene encoding N-acetylglucosamine-6-phosphate deacetylase: MPSNKSVSDAPITQFVNCRILKDHQLQREDLWVREGKILNPEKLFFDEEGSADAQVDCHDSIIAPGFIDVQINGGYGIDFSQATNDVKGGIDLVAKKVLAHGVTSFCPTLVTSPPDIYHKVLPEVKVHNGSEQGAGVLGVHLEGPFISREKKGAHPEQYLRTFQAGAARDLLDTYGYLDDVSIVTLAPELPHSLGVIQELVQRGITVSLGHSVANLSQAEEAVQEGATFITHLFNAMLPFHHRDPGIVGLLTSDRVPTGRTVFYGMIADGIHTNPAALRIAHRAHPAGLVLVTDAITAMGLPPGRHTLGQQVIEIEGLNAYVAGTKTLSGSIATMDMCVRHFLQASGCTVEAALEAASLHPAQLLGISQQKGTLDYGADADFVLLDDSLDVKATYIAGEQVWEK, encoded by the exons ATGCCTTCTAATAAGTCTGTGTCGGACGCTCCCATCACACAGTTCGTTAACTGCAGGATCCTGAAGGACCACCAGCTGCAGAG GGAGGACCTGTGGGTCCGGGAGGGCAAGATCCTGAACCCGGAGAAGCTGTTCTTCGATGAGGAGGGCTCTGCGGACGCGCAGGTGGACTGCCACGACAGCATCATTGCTCCCGGTTTCATCGATGTTCAGATAAACG GAGGCTACGGGATCGATTTCTCCCAGGCCACCAACGACGTCAAAGGCGGGATAGATCTGGTGGCGAAAAAAGTCTTGGCTCACGGCGTAACCTCCTTCTGCCCCACGCTGGTGACCTCGCCACCTGACATCTACCACAAG GTGCTCCCGGAGGTCAAGGTTCACAACGGCAGCGAGCAAGGCGCCGGGGTTCTGG gggtacacctggagggTCCCTTTATCAGCAGAGAGAAGAAGGGGGCGCATCCGGAGCAGTATCTGCGTACTTTCCAGGCAGGGGCTGCCCGGGACCTGCTGGACACGTATGGCTATCTGGATGACGTTAGCATCGTGACATTGGCCCCGGAGCTACCTCACAGCCTGGGAGTGATCCAGGAGCTGGTGCAGAGGGGGATCACGGTCTCTCTAG GACACTCCGTTGCCAATCTGTCCCAGGCGGAGGAGGCAGTTCAAGAGGGCGCGACCTTCATCACTCACCTCTTCAACGCCATGCTGCCC TTCCATCACAGGGACCCGGGCATCGTAGGCCTCCTGACTAGCGATCGTGTGCCTACCGGGCGCACTGTCTTCTATGGCATGATTGCAGATGGCATCCATACGAACCCCGCTGCCTTGCGCATCGCCCACCGCGCCCACCCAGCAG GCCTGGTGCTGGTGACTGATGCCATCACTGCTATGGGGCTGCCTCCCGGGCGTCACACTCTGGGGCAGCAGGTCATCGAGATTGAGGGGCTCAACGCCTACGTTGCAG GAACCAAGACCCTGAGTGGCAGCATTGCCACTATGGACATGTGTGTCAGGCATTTCCTGCAGGCCAGTG GCTGCACTGTAGAGGCGGCACTGGAAGCAGCGTCCCTCCACCCAGCCCAGCTGCTGGGCATCAGCCAGCAGAAGGGCACACTGGACTACGGTGCAGATGCAG ATTTTGTCCTGCTGGACGACAGCCTAGACGTCAAAGCTACGTACATCGCAGGGGAGCAGGTCTGGGAGAAATAA